The Lepus europaeus isolate LE1 chromosome 5, mLepTim1.pri, whole genome shotgun sequence genome includes the window TAAAATCtgtatttgagtatttttattctacatgaaaagaaaaaaacactatattAATGCCTACAGAGGATAAAAGGAAGAGAACATCAAAAATACAACGAAAGAGAAAGAACAATGTGAAACATAAATCAAATGAGAATGCTGGCCATTCTGGTATCTTAAAAATGACTTCAAAAcagtaagatttttttgtttcaccCAAGTGAATGAAAAACACCTAATAAAGGCATGAGAAACTCCCCAGCACAAAACCAAGAACGATATTCACCGCAATTTCAACACACAAAACTGAGAGAAAAGATAAATCCCCAGATACATCTAAGAACCTAAAAAATTCAGTCGCATCTATATACAACCTAatagaaaaaaggagaggagttgctgttttctcaaaaatatttgctaaggtctagaagaaataaaaagcttCTCTCCTTGCTTCTGTGGCCGTTCCTCGGGAAGGGAGTAATCTGTGGTCTCAACAGAGCAAAACACGGGAAGATGGAAACAACCTGGAAACCTTAACCTGGAAgagacattaaggaaagaaaaaaactgcccAAAACCGGTTACAGAAAAAACAGTGCATTGGTACTcaacagaaagggagggaaagtgAAATCAAAGAGCTTCCAAGAAATAACTGCATGAAACTATCTGGTGCTGCCTTGCAAGAGAGTTATGAATATCCCTAAAGCAGACAGGCGTTTTCACTGGGAaacaaaatagaaggaaaaaataaaaacaaagtcgaCGTTAGAAGACGACAAAAAAGGTATCCTCAATTTCTACCTCCCTGGGAGTAGAACGCAACTAGGAACAGCACAGACACATACACCGCACTGAGACAGCACAGAAAAGCCTTCGCCAACCATGCACaccaaaagcagagaaagaaaaactataCAGCCCGGCGCAGCCGTAGCCAGCGTTTATTCTGACTGTAGCAGAAAAAAGAACCCGAGGGCTAAcgggagaggagaaaagatgtCAGTGAAACTGAGCCCTGGTGTGTCCCCTTCTGGTCTCAGTTTCCAGAGCCCAACTCTCGATTCGACCACGAAACCCAAGGCCGGCATCAGCACAGCGAACTGACCCTCACACCTTCCACGCCACCGAGAGGAAATGGCAGAGGAAAAACCATCCCGCGAACCTCCCTCCTCACCAGCTGCAaaaatggagggggaggggggggacacCCTACCACGTGGGCAGGATGcaacacacacaggacagcaaCACGTCCGCATGGAACGGCTGCCTTTGCCCTCACGCCAGCAAAGGACACCGCGACAGGATGGGCAGGGGCGCGGGCCCCCGCACGGGCCTCCGCACCCCGCGGGGCACCGCCAGGCGCGAGGGGCTGCCCCGCCTTCGCGGCCGAGAAGCGCCCCCAAGCTTCAAGGGGAGAAGCCGCACCGTTGCCCGGGGTtcgagggctggcccaggccagggtGCAGCTTCCAGGCGAAAGGGGACGCTCGCTGGCCCCGGCGCCCACGGGGAGCCACGTCTGgtccccctcccccggggccccagctgggggaggggcgggaggcgcGGAGCTGCCGCTTCCCGGCTGAGGGGCAGCAGCAGCTGAGGAGCAGCGccgcgggggagggagggatcaGCCCTCGCCGCCCGCCAGGCCCcggcccaggccccggccccccgcgccgcccgccgcccacCTCACGGCGCGGCCGCGAGGGAGCGCAGGGAGAGGACGTCTCTCCgagggcagccccagcctccGTCCCGGGAGatgccccagccccgcctcctcgCCCCGTTGCCCCGGCGCGGCCGCCTCGGCGGCGGGCACTCACCTCAGGCTGCGCAGGCCGGGACGGCCCGGCCGAGCCCCCGGCCGCTAAGTGCGTCTCCGCCCCCCCGGGAAAGGTCCCAACGGCGCCTGGTGCGAGCGGCCGAGGCCCCGAGCAGCGCCGAgagcggcggcagcagcgggaGCAGCCAACATCCGGGGCCGCGCACCCGGAACTACTTCCCGACCCGCTCCCTCTCCCGcccccgccgcggccgccgcggccgccgccgccgtcaCGGTCGCCCCCGCCTCCCGCGACGTCGCTGCGCCACCGGCCGGGCGTCGGCGGCGTCACGACTGGTACGCGTCGCGGCCGCTTCGACGTGCGCGGGATTCCTCCGCTGGGACAAGTAGTGCCTCGGGGCTCCACGCAGCCAGCGTCCACTAGCGGCCGGCAGTTCCGATCGGTTTGGGGTCGCCTCGCCTCTCAGTGACGTTTTGGAGGGAGGGCCGCGGAGGCTGCCCGGGAACCGAGGACCCTGCCTCCGGGTGCCAGGGGTCCCAGGCTCCCGGGGAATGGCGCCGCGTGACCTCCCGCTGTCCCGCCGACCTCCAGCACCACCTTAGCCTCTCCGGGAAACCGGAGCCCTTTCCGACTTTGCACAGCGCGGATTCTGCGGTCGCCAACAAAGGCGCCTTGGGGCTTCAGGACGCCCTTTCAGAACTTCACGAggcccgggttctagacccatcACTGCCGAGCCGGGGCTGCCTTTGCTTCTCGAAACAAAGGCGTGGGAGCTGTGGAAAGGACCTTCTGGTTCTCTGGGCGCGCAGGGTCTGAGCCCGCTGTCAGCAGGTGGAGGGCTCAGAAGGGCGTACAGACGACGGGTGGGCTTGGGGATTTACTGCCACGTCCGTCTTCTTCACTCGTTCTTTCTCTAACAACTAGCGATGACAATGCCCTGTAATTTCACACTTTATTGCATCGCTGCCTTTTATTTGCCAGCGCTTCCTTGGCGTTAGCCTTGTATTCCCCTACCTACAGCACCAAGCACGGTTCTGAACTCAGTAGGAGCTCAATATTCGAATACTCAGATATTTGCCTATGTGAATTGGCCTGgggacttttttattattattatttgcctCAAAGACATCAGATAAAGACCTCCAGTAGTTAAAAGATCTGCGCACCCCATTTCTTCTACAAATATTGAACACCTGCGATTGACCAAGCATTTCCAGGCACCAGGAATTCAGAGCAGTCACTCCTTTTCTAGATAAGACTAGCaagattcattcactcattcatcctcCAATAATTGCTAATCACTACTAAGGTTGCCAGACCCTACTTTAGTGCTCTAGAGGTATGTGTgaacagaggagagggaggcacAAATACCCTTCCCTCTCAGGGTGTCACCCAGTATGAGAAAgataataaacataataaaattatgtGGTATGTTAGAAGGTGCTGAGTGATGTGGGAAAATAGACCAGGATAAGGGGTATGAAGAAAACGGGGAAGAGGGGTTCTGCTTTTAAATAGACCTGTCAGGGTGAACCCTGTTCATAGGCAACTTGAATCAGAGCCTTGAAAGAGGAAAGGGAGTGTGATCCTTGGGAATTTGGGGAAAGAGTGTCCGGAGCAGAGGGAACAGCCAGTGGAAAAGCCTTTAGGCAAAAATATTCCTGGAAGTGTTGGAAATAGTGAGGAGGCCAGGACAGGGGGAGCAGAGTGAGAGAATGGCGAAATCAGACTTGTAGATTGCTGTGAGCACTTGGCTGAAACAGAACCACTACAGGGCTTTAGGGCATGACTTGTACATTCAAAAAGTTCCTACTAAGAGGAGACCGTGAGAGGAAGCCAGACGCTCCATTCCGGTGTAGGGTGATGGCTTGGACAAGGGCAGCAGTGAGTAGGACACTTTAAATACAGTCTCCATACTTTAGGAACTCATAGTAGGAAGCAAGTAGCTTAGACAATTAACAATACACTGTGATGAGACACAGAGATCCTGAAGGAGAGGCCATCCTTGCCAGCTGTCCTGAGAGCAGAAGTTCCCAAAACATCATTGCCAAGGGAATGGGAAGTTCCTGATTTATTACTAGGCCATGGGGCATATCCTTGATAGCATGGCTAATGCTGGCAGCCTTCCCAGCCTTTCAGGTCTCAAAGTCCACCATCATCTAAGTGAGGCTATAGGGAGAAGGGTGCTAAGTAAGGAACAGTCTGGGTCGGGcagaggagtgcctgggttcaagtccctgctgcacttctgattccagcttcctgctgacgcatccctgggaggcagcaggtgatggctcaagtacttgggtccctgccacccacttgggaacctaggttgagtccctggctcctgactctggcctggcctagtcctggctatttatagaaggcatttggggaatgaaccagtaaatgaaagatttcattctctctctctctctctctctctctctctctccccctctttccctctctccctctctccctctctccctctttctgtgtttctccccctgttttcctgcctttcaaataaaagttaaaataattttttagaagtacgtttatagaaaagaaaaattggagaAGCATTCCTCACATAAAAAAGTATGTACATAAATTGTATgtacaaaattatatatgtacataaaaatATGTGTGTAATAATCATACCATTAAGGAGAGATCTGAGGACCTTGTGAGGAGGAAAAGCTTAAAGCTAGATTGTGAGggaagacctgggttcaagtctaaTATTCTGTAACTCCCTGTATGCATAGATCAAGTTATTTAGTTTATCTTAGTCTATGTTTCCATACCTGTAAAAAGGAAGCAGTCATCATAGCTGCCTGGCAAGAGATTACATACAGGCTTCTGAAAATAAAAGCCCCGAAGACAGTAGGAAGGCCAGTGTCAGCTCATAGGAGAGCTGTTCACTGTCCCAGGAGTAGCTGGGAGGGACGGCACAGGGCAGCAGAGCCCTGGAAGAGGAGATGGCATTTAATTCTGGGGACACATCCTTAACAGATGTGGATTGCTGAAAGCAATGAGGTAGAGGTTTTATTCTTTTGTGTTGTCTGTGATCTTTCCCCAGATTCATCTGCATCATAAATTCCCTAaaaggggggccagcactatggcttagcaggtaaagccgtcacctgcagtgcctgcatcccatatgagcaccagtttgagtcccggctgccccacttcccatccagctctctgctatggcctgggaaagcagttggaagatggcccaggtccttgggcccctgcacctgcgtgggagacctggaagaagctcctggctcctggcttcagatcagcccagctccagctgttgaggctgtttggggaatgaaccagcagatgaaagacctttctctctctctctctctgcctctgcctctttctaactctgactttcaaaaaataaatacatatctaaaagagagagagagagaaagagaggagcaaGCCCTTCCTTTCATTCCCAACCCTGGAAGAATCTTCTAGAATCCCTGAGTCTCTTTATGTAATACTTGGTATTGTGTTGGGTGAGAAACAATAACCACCACAAAGGCTACATATAGGCTATGGGACGCTCTCAGCATCACTAACTGCTATTTAATGACAACACTTGAGTGTTGTCACTGTGTGTACTTAAACAACATTCAATAGTCACTTAATAAGCACCAACTCTATACCAGCCATTGTGCTGAATACCAAGGagtcaaaaaagaataaataaatagaaacagacATAAAAATTAATC containing:
- the LOC133759058 gene encoding basic salivary proline-rich protein 1-like — its product is MAEEKPSREPPSSPAAKMEGEGGDTLPRGQDATHTGQQHVRMERLPLPSRQQRTPRQDGQGRGPPHGPPHPAGHRQARGAAPPSRPRSAPKLQGEKPHRCPGFEGWPRPGCSFQAKGDARWPRRPRGATSGPPPPGPQLGEGREARSCRFPAEGQQQLRSSAAGEGGISPRRPPGPGPGPGPPRRPPPTSRRGREGAQGEDVSPRAAPASVPGDAPAPPPRPVAPARPPRRRALTSGCAGRDGPAEPPAAKCVSAPPGKVPTAPGASGRGPEQRRERRQQREQPTSGAAHPELLPDPLPLPPPPRPPRPPPPSRSPPPPATSLRHRPGVGGVTTGTRRGRFDVRGIPPLGQVVPRGSTQPASTSGRQFRSVWGRLASQ